From the genome of Ignavibacteriales bacterium:
TGCTCGTCGATGAGTTTCAGGACACGAACAGAGCGCAGTACGAAGTCATAAGGCTTCTGTCCAAAAAGAACGAGAACATTTGTGTCGTGGGGGATGATGCCCAGAGCATCTACGCCTTCCGCGGTGCCGATATCAGGAACATCCTGGACTTCGCCAAAGATTACCCGAAAAGCCAGACGTTCCGGCTTGAGCAGAACTACCGATCGACGAAGAACATTCTATCGATCGCAGACCGCCTGATCAAGTTCAATGTGGATCAGCTCAAGAAAGACCTTTGGACGGAGAACGTGGCAGGGGAGCCCGCCCGGTTGCTCGACTGCTTCGACGATCGGGACGAAGGTCATCAAATCCTGGCAGCCCTTCAGAATGAAATCGTTGCCGAGCAGCGGGCGCTGAAGGATTTCGCAATTCTCTATCGCACAAACGCCCAATCCCGTTCACTTGAAGACGTCCTCCGCCGGAATGGCGTTCCCTACATCATAGTCGGCGGCATCCGGTTCTATGAGCGCAAAGAGATCAAGGATGTGCTTTCGTACCTCCGTATGCTCGTCAACCAGAAGGATGACGAGAGTCTGCTGCGGACCATCAACTATCCGAGCCGAGGAATCGGGGATACAAGTCTCGAGCGGATCATGGAGTTCGCCCGTGAACACAACCTCGGTCTTTTCGAAGCCTGCCTTCGGATTGCGGAAGTCACCAGCGTTCAGGATCGGGCGAAGAAGGCGGTGACGCAGTACTGCTCCCTTATCCAGAAGTACGTTGCGCTACGACCAAAAATGTCCCTGAGTGAATTGACGCGTTCCATGGTCGACGAGCTCGGAATCCTGAGGGGTTACAAGGAAGAAGGGACCGCCGAATCCATGGGCCGTTGGGAAAACGTGCAGGAATTGCTTTCGGCCATCACGGAGTTCATCGAGGAACATCCGGACGGGAATTTGGAGGCGTTTCTCGAGGAGGTCTCGCTCGTTGCGGACATTGACAATTGGGACGATTCGCGAAACGTCGTCACGCTCATGACTCTCCATGCTTCGAAGGGATTGGAGTTCCCCGTTGTGTTCGTCGCTGGGGTGGAAGAAGGTCTTCTTCCTTTTTATTCAAGCACCATTGAGCGCAGGGC
Proteins encoded in this window:
- a CDS encoding UvrD-helicase domain-containing protein, encoding LVDEFQDTNRAQYEVIRLLSKKNENICVVGDDAQSIYAFRGADIRNILDFAKDYPKSQTFRLEQNYRSTKNILSIADRLIKFNVDQLKKDLWTENVAGEPARLLDCFDDRDEGHQILAALQNEIVAEQRALKDFAILYRTNAQSRSLEDVLRRNGVPYIIVGGIRFYERKEIKDVLSYLRMLVNQKDDESLLRTINYPSRGIGDTSLERIMEFAREHNLGLFEACLRIAEVTSVQDRAKKAVTQYCSLIQKYVALRPKMSLSELTRSMVDELGILRGYKEEGTAESMGRWENVQELLSAITEFIEEHPDGNLEAFLEEVSLVADIDNWDDSRNVVTLMTLHASKGLEFPVVFVAGVEEGLLPFYSSTIERRALEEERRLLYVGITRAQNKLFLSKVQMRYRFGEAAFASPSRFLTEIGVENLEVVQTRSHRSSFSGEGSVRDLPRARGVPERKVPKEEQFFADEAPDYENESQESFEMRQGTRVMHEMFGRGKIVRVNGKGDAMKVVVDFEDFGVKNLLVKFARLRAG